In Fusobacterium sp., the genomic stretch AAGTCATTAAATAAATACATATTATTTTCACTTTTAGAAGCAGTGTTCTTATATCACTAATTTGTTAATTAGCTCAAAGATAAGGATTAGTAAAAGTGTTTTCATCAAATTTTTTTCAGTTATGATTGCTGAAAAATTTATTTAAAATATTATAACAAAGATATATGTCAAGAAAATGAATAATTTCTTTTTTATAAATTTTTTATTTTTTAATTTAGGTTATAATTCATTAATACTTACTTTTTTTACTAAAATTATTTTACAAATATTATAACATAGAATGATTTCCCCATAAATAAAAAATAAGAATACTTTAAATAATTTAATATTTGAAAGTATTCTTATCTTAATTTTTCTAAAAATTTAGTTTATATTTTTTAGAGGGTCTCCCAATAGAACCTTCCATTAAAGACATATCAGCAAGATTATTATTCTCTAATTTTGTTAATATTCTGCTGGCAGTTCTTCTACTGAGGCCAATATATTCAGCTAATTCTTCTGCTGTTATCCAAATATTTTTTTCATAGATTTTTAAAAGTGTCTCAAAAAGGGTTTTGGAAATATTTAATTTTCTTAATCCTTCATATATTCCAAAATCTCTTACATCTTTCTTTCTGAAACCTTTTAAAGCTGTAAATTTTCCTTTTTCGAGAAAATAACTGACTTCTTCCCCATAGATTTCACTTTTTTCATAAGCTTTCTCTGCATTTAACCTAGCTTCTGAGATATTATCCCCACATCCCCAGCCTACTGTTATCATACCTATTGTTGAAAAAACTTTTCCAGATAGATTTTCTGTAAAATCTTTGAAATCTCTTTTAATCATTATTATCTCAATTTCATTTTCTGATTCATAAATTATTGAATTTTTAATATGCTTTTCTAATATAGATTTATAGTTTTTATTAGAATCAAAATGCTTAATTTTTCCAACTATTATTTTTTTATCATCTAATCCAGCTATTTTTATTTCTGATATCATATAGTCTATGGTATCTTTTATATTATCTTCAGAAGGAAATAGGAATATAAATGGAATTTTTTCCTTTTCAAGTTTTTCTGTCAAATTACTAAATCTAGTAATAGAAAGTTGTATTTTGTTCTCCTTATGAAGAATAAAATGATTATGGATTATTTTTTCATAAAGTATGGGATCTTCAATATTGAATTCAGTAGTAAAAGGTTCATCTCCATCAAATATATTTTTAAAATAAAAATCTTTGTTATTTTTATCTATGAAATCAATATATACTTTTGAAAAATCAATATTTGGTTTATTTTTTAGAATCTTGAAAAATATTTGATAAAGTTCCTCTCTTTTTATTTCCAAAGAATAAATAGGTTTGATTACTTTTTTGAGTTTTCCTTCAAGAAATGTCTTTCCCAATTCACCACTTGTAAGGAAAACATCAAATTTATGAAAGTTTTTTTTGTATATCTCCACAGTTTCCTCTAATTTTTCATAGATAAAATATTCTACACAATATTTATCATTTTTTTTGATTCCTTTTTTTATAAAAGGAAGTGAGTTTTCAGGAGAAATAACAGCAATTTTTATCATGCACTTTTTCCTTTTTTATCTAGTCCAACCATGATAATATAAAATACAACTATGAGTCCAATATTTAATAATATAGGAACAAGAGGTCCATAAGCCAGACTGAGATTAATACATGACACCATGAGAATAGGACCCATAAGTGCTGTAAGAGAAAAACCTAATGAATAATCTCCTAATACAGGTGTAGAAAATTCAGGATCACATATTCTTAATAAAAGAAGTCCTGTAAGAAATACTCCTAAGCAGGTTCCAAGCATTGCAACTGCTCTTTCAAATGCATAATTTCCTTTAAAGTATTTATATGAAAAATATTTTATACACCACCAAGTAGCTATGAATCCAAGTATCATCATTGCCATTATTGGAATAAAATATGAGAATACAGCTTTTAAAGGAAGGGTAGCAACAGCACTTACAACTGCAAATTCAGTAAGCATACTTGTTATTTTACTTTTAACTTTAGTGTCTATGCACCATTCTAAACCAAGTTTTTTAATTGCTTTCCATACAAATATCATTATTACCATTGCGAATGCCCAAACAGAGAATGAAGAAAGTACAGGAATCTTATATTTTTTTACAATTGTTAAAATGATATATGAAATACCACATACAGAAAATATTATTGCTGCATGAAAAGCAAGAGCATCAATAGATGATGAAAGCATAGTTTCTCTTCCAATACTTGCTTGTTTACTTATATCTGTATAATAACCTCTTTTCAATTCCATAGGGATGTCAGAAGGCTTTTTCAAAAGTGAAGTCTCACCTTTTCTGCATGCTCTATTAATCAAGAATATTCCAAATAATATTCCACCAATAAGACCAAAAGTAGCAGTAGTAGTAGCTATACCCTGAGCCACAGCCCAATAATCCATATTCATTTCCTGAAGGGTTCTTCCTATCATACCAGCTGTTCCATGTCCACCTGAAAAACCAGCATTAAGTTCCACTCCAAAAGAGCCATAAAGGTCAATATTTAAAAATTTTGTACATATGAAATTTACAAAATACCCAACAACTTCTTGTAAAAATGTAACAATAAAAAGGATGCCTCCCATTATTCCTACATCTCTCACTACACCTTTTCCATTACTTCCTTTAAATTCCAATCCTAAAGGAACAGCGGCAACTACAGGAACTATTAAGAGTCCTGGAAGAAGAGCCATTTCTTTTAGCCATGCAGTTGGAAGAGAAAAGGAAAACATTCTTCCTAAAACCTCAGGTCCAAATATTAACCCAATAAAACCTCCAATAACAGAAGCTGGTATAAAAAGTTCTTGAAATATTTTTATTTTGGATTTAATAAAAACTCCAAGAATAAGAAGGAAACTTAAAAAACATACTACATAAAATATCTGTTGCATATAACCCCCCTTTTAAATTTTATAATTCTATTGGTACTTTGTCATATTTCAAAGGTGAAACATATTCTTCATAATTTTCTTCAAATTCTTTTTTTATTTTTTCAAAAAGAACAGGGTCTTCAAAGATATCAATAGCAGTCTGTCCCAATACCTGACCAGCATATTTCATACCTTTCATTGCAATACTATTTTTTCCCTGTGCTACCATCTGCCAAGAATGAGATGGAGTACCCAGAGCATAGCATGCTGTAAATATTTGTCCTGTAGGCATTTTTTTACTTACATCCCCTACATCTGTAGAACCTGATAAAAGATAATTAAAGTTTTCATCATATGGAATATTTCCTTTAAAGATATATTCATTTAACATCATATCTTTAATATTCTTCCACTCTTTTCCACTAGCTTTTTCTATCCAACCAAATTCTGAAGTAATCTCTTTTTCAGAAAGAGTATCTTTAAATTTTTTAGCATAAGCAATTTCTTCATCTGAGTATTCAATATTTTCAAATTTTTTTAAATTCTTAAACATTATTTTCTCTATTTCTTTATTTCCTTTGTATTCATTAGTTCCTCTGTCAAAAACCATTTTTACTTTAGTTTCTGTCATTAGGGCTGCTCCTCTGGCTATATTGCATATTCTTCTAAATATATCTTCTACTTGATTTAATTTTGGAGCCCTTATAAGATATAAAACTTCAGCATCAGGTTGTACTACATTTGGAGATATTCCTCCAGTATTTGTCACAGCATAATGAAATCTTGCTTCTTGTATCACATGTTCCCTAAGGTAGTTAGCTCCCACATTCATGAGCTCTACTGCATCAAGAGCACTTCTTCCAAGTTGAGGACTTGCAGCAGCGTGAGAACCTTTTCCTTCAAATCTGAAATAAGCCTGATAATTTGCCAATGTAGATAGTGAAAAAACTCCATTATATGGAAATGGATGCCATGTAAGTGCTAAATCTACTCCATCAAAAGCTCCATTTTTCATCATCCATGTTTTTCCTGAGCCACCTTCTTCAGCAGGACATCCATAAAAAATAACAGTTCCTTTTAAATTATTTTCTTTTAAATAATTTTTTACTATTTCTGCTCCATAGAGGGCACCAGCACCTAATAAATGATGTCCACATCCATGACCATTCATTTCCTGTTTTCCCTTTTCTTTATGAGTGGAATCTTCTACCTGTGAAAGTCCTTGAAGTGCATCATATTCTCCAAGTATAGCTATTACAGGATGACCTTCACCATAGATAGCTTTAAAAGCAGTTTCTAACCCACCTACTCCCATTTCTACTTGAAATCCAGCTTCCTTAGCATATTCAGCTAATTCTTTTGCTGATTGATATTCTTTAAATCTTATTTCAGCATACTCCCAAATATTTTTTGCAACATCTTCAATAGTTTTTTTACTCATTTTATACCCCTCCATTTTTTTTGGACATTATTTTGGTCAAAATAGCACTGTATTTATTTCAAAAGAAGTATACTATATATTTTTCTATTGTCAATTATATTATTTTAATTTAAATAATATAGTAAATATATTTTAATAGAGATAATGATATTTTTTTCACATATATATCTTTGTTATTAATATCTTTTTTGAATTAACTGAAAGTATGGTATAATATAAAATAAAATTAAGGGAACTGAAATAAATGAACAGCAAAAGGGCATACTACGAACAGGATAAAAATATACTAAAAGAAAATGATGAAATAGATTATGTAAAAGTGGAAGATATAATGGATTTTACAATGAGAACAGTTCTATATCCTATGACAGATAAAAACAGCATAGATGGAAATAAATTTGATATAGTAATAAAAGATATTGAAACTGTTTTAAAAAGATGTAAATATATGTCTGAATTTGATAGGAAGCAAATTAGGAGGGAAAAATGAGTAATTCAGAAAATGGAAATTTTTTTTCTGAGTCATTTCCATTTTGGAATGAACTTTCTTCAGATGAGAAAAAATTGATAGATAACAACACTGAACTAAAATTATATAAAGCTGGTACAACTATTCATGATTCCACAGAATGTACTGGAGTTCTTTTAATAAAAAAAGGAGAATTAAGAGTATATATTCTTTCACCAGAAGGAAGAGAAGTCACTTTGTACAGACTTGGAGAAAAAGAAACATGTCTTTTAACTGCATCATGTATTTTAAAAAATATCACTTTCAGTATAATGGTAGATGCAGAAACAGATAGTAAGGTATTTCTTATAAGTTCAGCTGCTTTTAAAGAATTGAAAAATAAAAATATACAAGTAGAAAGTTTTACAAATGATATAATGAATTGTCATTTTTCTGAAACTATGTGGGCAATGGAACAGATACTTTTTACAAGTTTTGATAAAAGACTGGCATTTTTCCTTTTAGAGCAAAGCAAAGAGAAAGAAAGCGAAATTCTTAACTTTACTCATGAATATATTGCTAAGAATTTAGGGAGTGCAAGAGAAGTAGTATCCCGTATGCTGAAATATTTTCAAACTGAAGGGATAGTTTCTTTATCAAGAGGAAGTATCATTATAAAAAATAAAAAGAAGCTTGAAGCATTAAAATAAAAAAGGAGGTCTGAGACCTCCTTTTTGCTATATTATTTTTTTCCTAATTCAATGATTTTATCTTTTGATACAAGCCCTACTGATTTTTCAACTGGTTGACCATTTTTGAAAAGTAATAATGTAGGAATACTCATTACCCTAAATTGAGCAGCTAATTCCTCTTGCTCATCTATATTTATTTTAGCTATTTTTACTTCTGGAGCTAATTCACTTTCTGCTTCTTCAAGAATAGGTCCTAAAGCCTTACAAGGTCCACACCAAGCTGCCCAAAAATCAACTAATACAGGTACTTCTGATTTTAAAACCTCTTTTTCAAAATTTTCTTTTGTTATATGTAAAATTGCCATGTCAATTCCTCCTTTTATATATTTTATTCTTATTTATATTTTTATTATACACCATATTTTAAATTTTGTCTGTGACTAAATCACATTAAATCAAAATAAAAAATAAATATTTGAATTTTTTACAGTAATAGGATATAAATTAATAGTTAGAACTTTTTAAGGAGGAAATTATGAAAATCGTTATTTTAGATGGATATACGGAAAATCCTGGTGATCTATCTTGGGATATATTTAAAGAACTTGGAGATGTAGTAATATATGACAGAACACCAGAAGAAGAAGTAGTGAAAAGGATTGGCAATGCAGAAATAGTTATTACAAATAAAGTTTCTTTTAATAAAGAAAGAATGCTTCAGCTTCCAAATTTAAAATATATAGCAGTGACAGCAGCAGGGTATAATATTATAGATACAGTAGCAGCAAAAGAATTGGGAATAATAGTAACTAATACTCCTAATTATGGTTCAAGTGGTGTAGCACAAATGACATTTGCCCATATACTTGAAATAACAAATAATGTAGCTCTTCATAGTCATTCAGTAAAAAAGGGTGAATGGGCTAATAATATAGATTGGTGTTACTGGTATAGACCTATTATTGGATTGAAAGGAAAAAGAATAGGAATAATAGGATATGGAAATATAGGAAAAGAGGTAGGAAATATAGCTAAAGCTTTTGGAATGGATGTAGCTATATATGATAAAAATAATCATTTTGATGTAATAAATTTATCTCTTGAAGATATTTTTAAAACATCAGATATCATTACTCTGCATTGTCCTCTTTTACCAGAAACTAAAAATATAATATGCAGAGAAAATATAGAAAAAATGAAAGATGGAGTAATAATAATCAATACTTCAAGAGGACCATTGGTAAATGGAAAAGATCTTACAGAAGCTGTCAAAAAAGGAAAAGTATATGCAGCAGGAGTAGATGTCCTGAGCAGTGAACCTCCTGCCTTAAATGACCCAATGACAAGTTGTGAAAGTGTAAATGTAACTCCACATATAGCATGGGCTGCTATAGAGTCAAGACAAAATATAATAAATATATGTTTTGATAATTTAAAATCATTTCAGGAAGGAAAGCCAAAGAATGTTGTAAATAAATAATATAAAAAAGAGCCTTTTACAAGCTCTTTTTTATATTATTTTTTTTATTGTAATCTCTCAATCTTTTATATAACATAGTTGCTGCACCCTCTACTAGCCTTTCTTTTATGAAATCATTTGATACATCTTTAAAATAATTAGTAGCTATTAATGTAGAAAAACCATGGGCATACATCCAACAGTCAAGAAAAAGTTTTGTTTTAAATTCCTCATCTAGTTTATCAAATCTGCTGTCTTTAGACATCTCAACTTTTATCAGATCTCTAAACTCTCTTACAAGTCCACTGTATGAACTGTCTTTTAGGAAAATAGTATGGAAAAGCTGTTTTTCCTCTCTTGCAAACATACACACACCTATTCCTATATTGAGAAATATATATTCTGTATTGGGTTTTTTTACATATTCCATAAATACATCTTTAGCTTTATTTATTAAATCTTTTTTAAGTATGTCCAATGAAGTATAAAAACTATATATTGGAGCTGGAGAGGAATTCAGAGATTTTGCCAGATTTCTAGCAGTTATAGCTTCCAATCCATTCTGCTTGAATACCTCAAAGGCTTTCTTAAATATTTGTTCTTTTGTAAATATGGCTTTTTTAGGCACTGTATTCCTCCTCCATCTTATTTATCAATTAGAATTTTTTAGTATATGCTACTCCAAATGCAGTTATACTTTTATCATATTCAGGATTTTTAACTTTTGGGTAGTTTGCATATTTTTCATTATAATGTCCTTTTTCTGAGTCATAGAAGAAATGAGATACTGTAAATACCCATTCATCATATTCAGTAGGTTTATATTTCAATCCTGTTCCTAAAGTTATAGAATTAAGTGCATACTCTACATCATCATATGAACTTACTTTTGCTCCAGTATCAGCATAATTGATACTTCCCAATAGAATCCATTTATTATTTAATTTATATTCAGTTCCTAAAGCAATTTCCCAACCATTATCATAATCAGCTTCTAATCCTTTTATTTCGATAGGACCTGCTGGACTTACTAGCTTTACACTTCCAGCTTTTCTATCCATTTTTGCATCTTTATTGAAATAGTAGTTTCCACTTAATGCTATAGTCCATCTGTCAGTTGCTTGATAAGAACCTCCAAGAGCTAAAATGGCAGGTAAATCTCTTCTAGTTTTAGTTCCGGGTTCAAATTCAGGATAAAAATCACTAAAATGAACTTCTCCCATACTACCTTTTCCAAAATCTATGTCAGCAGCATTTTCGTATCCACTAGCTTTAAAATTTAGTTTTATTCTTGAATCATATCTCATAGCAAGATTTAATTTATCAGTTGCTTTATAGTTGAATCCTATTTGTGCTCCAATTCCCCAAGCAGTTCTATCAGAATCTATATCAGCATGAATAGGTTTTGGTCCTCCCCCAACATCAATATTTCCTTTAAGTTTTTTTAAACCAAGAACAGCTCTACCTGCTATTGACATAGAGAGTTTATCATTTATCATCCATGCTCTACCTAAAGTAGTTTGTCCATAAAGACTTTTTCCTTCTGCTGAAGAACTATCATCATAAAAAGTAAATGGAAGTGAGAATTTTTCTCCAAGACTATTTAATATATCAGGGACCACTGCTGTTCCAGCAACACCATCTTTATATTCAAGGTCTCCACCACCACCTAATGCACCAAATGTCCAAAATATTGCTCTATTATCTCTTACACTGTATAGGGCAAAAGTAGGGATATACTGAAGCAAATCAGCATCATAATTTTTATCATTATAGTCCATTTCCTCTTTTCCAACAGCAAGTTGAGCTCCTAAATGGATATATGTTCCATTTTCAAGATGCATGATACCAGCAGGATTATAGAAAACAGAAGAACTATTTATCATACCATTTTGTGCTTGGTTACCTAAATATTCAGGAGTATAAGTCTGAACATGGTCAATTGATGCTGCATAAGCTCCTGTTCCAAATACAGCAGTTAATGCAAGGATACTTAATTTTTTTCTCATTTTTCCTCCTATGAATTTTGTAATATAACATATGTAATATAACACTAGTTAGTTAAAATAAAATGAATAAAGCATTAAAAAATTTTAATGCTTTATTCATCATTACTCTTTATTATTCCTTTTCTATAAGCATTTAGCAGTTTTTTTAGATCATTAATTTGATTTTGTAGTTCTTTACCTATATCTGTATCTTTGACTCTTATTCTATTTTGACTAGTGTTTACTATACGGCTGGAAGAAATTATATCTTTTCCTTCCTTTATAGCTTTCTCTGTAGATTCGAAAGGAGCATGAGAAACTAATTTCAATCCATATGAATTGTATATCAGAGTATATCCTGCAATACCAGTTTCAGGTTGATAAGCTCTTGAAAAACCACCATCTATTATATACAGCTTTCCATTCGCTTTTATAGGAGATTCACCTTTTTTTACTTTTACTGGAACATGCCCATTTACTATATGAGAGATTTTAGGATTCAAATCGAATTCTTCCAATAACATATCACAAGTGGCTTCTTCATTACAAAAAGTATAATAGTGATTTTTCTTTTCAGTATGAGTATTTTTTTCCTCTATAAAATATCTTTCAAAGGTTTTCATTGAATCTTTGCCAAACATAGGAGAATCTTTACCACACCACATATACCATACATAATCACAGTTTAATTTTTCTTTGGCACTGTTAGCTCTATTGAAATATGCTTCTCTGCATATTTTTTCAGCAAGATCCAGATATTTTCTTCCCTTAACTTTTTGACCTCTTACATTAACCGTTTTAAGCTTTCCATCTTCAGTCAATGGAATACAGCCATGATAAAGTAAATTAGAATTACATCTCAAATAAATACTTCCTTTAGCAAAAAGAAATCTAATATGCCTTTGTAGTTTTTCACTTCTTAAAAAAGCAAGTCTAAGATTTTCCATGATTTCACTTTCTTCAGGAGTTAATTTTAAAGGATTTTCTATATCTACAGTTGGAAAGTTTTTATCTCTTAATTCATGTTCTATTTCATCAATTGTAACAGTGCCCTTTTTAAAATCTGTTTTTTTGAACATATTTCTATGATCCATTTCAAAATTTGAATTTCTTTCAATTACATTTCCCTCTATTTTCATTTGTATAACAGTAATAGCTTTATGTATTTGAGCTTTTAGAGGAGTAGTTTTATTTGTTTTTATTTTAAAATGCTCACAAGGATCATTTGCATATTTTTCCATAGCAAAAGCTGCAAGAGGAAGAAGATTTATTCCATATCCATCTTCTAAAATATCATTGTTTCCATATCTTGCACATATTCTTATAACATTGGCAATACAGGCCTTACTTCCAAGGCCTGCACCCATCCAAAGAATGTCATGATTTCCCCATTGAATATCTACATTATGATAATCTATAAGAGTATCCATTATAAGATGAGGACTAGGTCCTCTGTCATATATATCTCCAACTATATGAAGTCTGTCTATTATAAGTCTTTGAATAAGGTTAGAGACAGCTATTACAAATTCTTTAGCTCTTCCTATTGAAATGATAGTATCTATAATATTAGCTATGTATTCTCTTTTATTTCTTAATTCCTTTCTTTCATATATTATTTCTTGAATAATATATGAAAAATCTTTAGGCATAGCTTTTCTTACTTTTGAACTTGTATATTTTGAGGATACAACACTGCATATTTCAATTAAACGATATATAATAGTTTTATACCATTTATCCATATTTTTAAGTTCTTTTGCAAGAAATTCTATCTTTTCTTTAGGGTAATATATAACTGTAGCCAGTTCTTTTTTTTCAAAGGTGTTCAGGTTATCCCCGAACACCTCATCTATTTTTTGTCTTACTGCACCAGATCCATTTTTCAGTACATGGTTAAAAGCTTCATATTCTCCATGGATATCTGTAAGAAAATGCTCTGTTCCTTTAGGAAGATTCATTATAGCCTGTAGGTTGATTATTTCAGTAGCAGTTTCTCCAATATTTTTAAATTTAGTAGAAAGAAGAGTTAAATATTTTTTTTCTTGTTCTGCTATTTCTTTTTCTAATCCACTCATATGTTATCCCCTTTACTGAATAATTTTCTATTTTTTACTTTTGATATGGCTTTGAGCAGCAGCTACAGTTGCTACTAATACTCTAAATGGAGAACAACTTACATAGTCAAGTCCAGTTTCTTCAAAGAAATTAATACTCTTAGGATCTCCACCATGTTCACCACAGATACCTATTTCAAGTTCAGGATTAGCTTTTTTACCTAGCTCTACACCAAGCTTCACAAGCTTTCCAACTCCTCTTACATCTATAGAAGCAAATGGTTCAAGTTTGAAAATTCCATGTTCATGATATTCATCCATAAATTTAACAGAGTCATCCCTAGAAAGTCCCATTGTAGTTTGAGTAAGGTCGTTAGTTCCAAATGAGAAAAATTCAGCTTCACCAGCTATTTCATCTGCAAGAAGACAAGCTCTCGGAGTTTCCATCATTGTTCCTATTTTATATTCTACTTTCATACCTTGCTCTTCAAAAACTTTATCTATTTCAGTTTTAATATTACCTTTAACAAATTTAAGTTCTCCAACACCAATAATAAGAGGAATCATAATTTCTGGTTTAACTTTTATTCCCTCTTTTTCACATTGAATAGCAGCTTCAATTATAGCTCTAGCTTGAGTATTATAGATTTCAGGGTAAGTAACAGCAAGTCTGCATCCTCTGTGTCCTAGCATTGGATTTTCATCCTTCATATTTCTTATCCTTCTTTCAATTTCTATTAGAGGAAGATTTAATATTTCAGCCATTTTTTCTTTATCTTTTGATTCTTTTGGTAAAAATTCGTGCAGAGGTGGATCAAGAAGTCTAACAATTACTATTTCATCCCCAACTATTTTGAAGATGTTATAGAAATCTTCTCTTTGCATTTCAAGCATTTTTTTCAAAGCTTCTGCTCTTTCTTCAGGATTATCACTCATAATCATTCCTCTGATAGTCCATATTTT encodes the following:
- a CDS encoding amidohydrolase, with amino-acid sequence MSKKTIEDVAKNIWEYAEIRFKEYQSAKELAEYAKEAGFQVEMGVGGLETAFKAIYGEGHPVIAILGEYDALQGLSQVEDSTHKEKGKQEMNGHGCGHHLLGAGALYGAEIVKNYLKENNLKGTVIFYGCPAEEGGSGKTWMMKNGAFDGVDLALTWHPFPYNGVFSLSTLANYQAYFRFEGKGSHAAASPQLGRSALDAVELMNVGANYLREHVIQEARFHYAVTNTGGISPNVVQPDAEVLYLIRAPKLNQVEDIFRRICNIARGAALMTETKVKMVFDRGTNEYKGNKEIEKIMFKNLKKFENIEYSDEEIAYAKKFKDTLSEKEITSEFGWIEKASGKEWKNIKDMMLNEYIFKGNIPYDENFNYLLSGSTDVGDVSKKMPTGQIFTACYALGTPSHSWQMVAQGKNSIAMKGMKYAGQVLGQTAIDIFEDPVLFEKIKKEFEENYEEYVSPLKYDKVPIEL
- a CDS encoding OmpP1/FadL family transporter; amino-acid sequence: MRKKLSILALTAVFGTGAYAASIDHVQTYTPEYLGNQAQNGMINSSSVFYNPAGIMHLENGTYIHLGAQLAVGKEEMDYNDKNYDADLLQYIPTFALYSVRDNRAIFWTFGALGGGGDLEYKDGVAGTAVVPDILNSLGEKFSLPFTFYDDSSSAEGKSLYGQTTLGRAWMINDKLSMSIAGRAVLGLKKLKGNIDVGGGPKPIHADIDSDRTAWGIGAQIGFNYKATDKLNLAMRYDSRIKLNFKASGYENAADIDFGKGSMGEVHFSDFYPEFEPGTKTRRDLPAILALGGSYQATDRWTIALSGNYYFNKDAKMDRKAGSVKLVSPAGPIEIKGLEADYDNGWEIALGTEYKLNNKWILLGSINYADTGAKVSSYDDVEYALNSITLGTGLKYKPTEYDEWVFTVSHFFYDSEKGHYNEKYANYPKVKNPEYDKSITAFGVAYTKKF
- a CDS encoding Crp/Fnr family transcriptional regulator, whose amino-acid sequence is MSNSENGNFFSESFPFWNELSSDEKKLIDNNTELKLYKAGTTIHDSTECTGVLLIKKGELRVYILSPEGREVTLYRLGEKETCLLTASCILKNITFSIMVDAETDSKVFLISSAAFKELKNKNIQVESFTNDIMNCHFSETMWAMEQILFTSFDKRLAFFLLEQSKEKESEILNFTHEYIAKNLGSAREVVSRMLKYFQTEGIVSLSRGSIIIKNKKKLEALK
- a CDS encoding helix-turn-helix domain-containing protein, with translation MIKIAVISPENSLPFIKKGIKKNDKYCVEYFIYEKLEETVEIYKKNFHKFDVFLTSGELGKTFLEGKLKKVIKPIYSLEIKREELYQIFFKILKNKPNIDFSKVYIDFIDKNNKDFYFKNIFDGDEPFTTEFNIEDPILYEKIIHNHFILHKENKIQLSITRFSNLTEKLEKEKIPFIFLFPSEDNIKDTIDYMISEIKIAGLDDKKIIVGKIKHFDSNKNYKSILEKHIKNSIIYESENEIEIIMIKRDFKDFTENLSGKVFSTIGMITVGWGCGDNISEARLNAEKAYEKSEIYGEEVSYFLEKGKFTALKGFRKKDVRDFGIYEGLRKLNISKTLFETLLKIYEKNIWITAEELAEYIGLSRRTASRILTKLENNNLADMSLMEGSIGRPSKKYKLNF
- a CDS encoding TetR/AcrR family transcriptional regulator, giving the protein MPKKAIFTKEQIFKKAFEVFKQNGLEAITARNLAKSLNSSPAPIYSFYTSLDILKKDLINKAKDVFMEYVKKPNTEYIFLNIGIGVCMFAREEKQLFHTIFLKDSSYSGLVREFRDLIKVEMSKDSRFDKLDEEFKTKLFLDCWMYAHGFSTLIATNYFKDVSNDFIKERLVEGAATMLYKRLRDYNKKNNIKKSL
- a CDS encoding D-2-hydroxyacid dehydrogenase; this encodes MKIVILDGYTENPGDLSWDIFKELGDVVIYDRTPEEEVVKRIGNAEIVITNKVSFNKERMLQLPNLKYIAVTAAGYNIIDTVAAKELGIIVTNTPNYGSSGVAQMTFAHILEITNNVALHSHSVKKGEWANNIDWCYWYRPIIGLKGKRIGIIGYGNIGKEVGNIAKAFGMDVAIYDKNNHFDVINLSLEDIFKTSDIITLHCPLLPETKNIICRENIEKMKDGVIIINTSRGPLVNGKDLTEAVKKGKVYAAGVDVLSSEPPALNDPMTSCESVNVTPHIAWAAIESRQNIINICFDNLKSFQEGKPKNVVNK
- a CDS encoding fructose-1,6-bisphosphatase, producing the protein MSGLEKEIAEQEKKYLTLLSTKFKNIGETATEIINLQAIMNLPKGTEHFLTDIHGEYEAFNHVLKNGSGAVRQKIDEVFGDNLNTFEKKELATVIYYPKEKIEFLAKELKNMDKWYKTIIYRLIEICSVVSSKYTSSKVRKAMPKDFSYIIQEIIYERKELRNKREYIANIIDTIISIGRAKEFVIAVSNLIQRLIIDRLHIVGDIYDRGPSPHLIMDTLIDYHNVDIQWGNHDILWMGAGLGSKACIANVIRICARYGNNDILEDGYGINLLPLAAFAMEKYANDPCEHFKIKTNKTTPLKAQIHKAITVIQMKIEGNVIERNSNFEMDHRNMFKKTDFKKGTVTIDEIEHELRDKNFPTVDIENPLKLTPEESEIMENLRLAFLRSEKLQRHIRFLFAKGSIYLRCNSNLLYHGCIPLTEDGKLKTVNVRGQKVKGRKYLDLAEKICREAYFNRANSAKEKLNCDYVWYMWCGKDSPMFGKDSMKTFERYFIEEKNTHTEKKNHYYTFCNEEATCDMLLEEFDLNPKISHIVNGHVPVKVKKGESPIKANGKLYIIDGGFSRAYQPETGIAGYTLIYNSYGLKLVSHAPFESTEKAIKEGKDIISSSRIVNTSQNRIRVKDTDIGKELQNQINDLKKLLNAYRKGIIKSNDE
- a CDS encoding sodium/glutamate symporter, which gives rise to MQQIFYVVCFLSFLLILGVFIKSKIKIFQELFIPASVIGGFIGLIFGPEVLGRMFSFSLPTAWLKEMALLPGLLIVPVVAAVPLGLEFKGSNGKGVVRDVGIMGGILFIVTFLQEVVGYFVNFICTKFLNIDLYGSFGVELNAGFSGGHGTAGMIGRTLQEMNMDYWAVAQGIATTTATFGLIGGILFGIFLINRACRKGETSLLKKPSDIPMELKRGYYTDISKQASIGRETMLSSSIDALAFHAAIIFSVCGISYIILTIVKKYKIPVLSSFSVWAFAMVIMIFVWKAIKKLGLEWCIDTKVKSKITSMLTEFAVVSAVATLPLKAVFSYFIPIMAMMILGFIATWWCIKYFSYKYFKGNYAFERAVAMLGTCLGVFLTGLLLLRICDPEFSTPVLGDYSLGFSLTALMGPILMVSCINLSLAYGPLVPILLNIGLIVVFYIIMVGLDKKGKSA
- the trxA gene encoding thioredoxin produces the protein MAILHITKENFEKEVLKSEVPVLVDFWAAWCGPCKALGPILEEAESELAPEVKIAKINIDEQEELAAQFRVMSIPTLLLFKNGQPVEKSVGLVSKDKIIELGKK